The following are encoded in a window of Carya illinoinensis cultivar Pawnee chromosome 15, C.illinoinensisPawnee_v1, whole genome shotgun sequence genomic DNA:
- the LOC122295422 gene encoding U-box domain-containing protein 6-like isoform X4 — protein MKNNCAEVVELRYYCTIKVHRLMCLELKKFIDRISEILPAIESARPRCTSGIQALCTLKIAMDKAKLLIQHCSESSKLFLISGIARDLKHTKFPLEPAEEEVGKVILVLLRQAIPVSNSVNDLELEAVRLAALTLKITSPSAVLIEKRSIKCLHDKATDTDPKKKILKWLFYLLRKYGEIIGRYQDHDSHMQCDETRADDFGTPEPPKEFKCPITMQVMHDPMIIASGKTFEQFWIERWFNEGNQTCPITHMKLDNLFMTPNSILKELI, from the exons atgaagaacaattgTGCTGAAGTTGTTGAGCTTCGATATTATTGTACAATTAAG GTTCATCGTTTAATGTGTTTAGAACTCAAGAAATTCATTGACAGAATCTCGGAAATATTACCAGCCATCGAGTCTGCCCGGCCACGATGCACATCGGGAATACAGGCACTGTGCACATTAAAAATTGCAATGGATAAAGCAAAATTACTTATACAGCACTGCTCAGAGTCCAGTAAACTCTTCCTG ATATCTGGAATTGCCCGTGATCTTAAGCACACAAAGTTTCCCCTTGAACCTGCGGAAGAAGAGGTTGGGAAGGTTATATTAGTATTGCTTCGACAAGCAATTCCTGTGTCCAATTCTGTGAATGATTTAGAACTCGAGGCTGTTCGACTTGCGGCTTTGACACTAAAAATTACATCCCCTTCTGCAGTTTTGATAGAGAAAAGATCTATTAAGTGTTTACATGATAAAGCCACTGACACAGACCCTAAGAAAAAAATCTTGAAGTGGttgttctatcttttgaggaaaTATGGAGAAATAATTGGACGATACCAGGATCATGACAGCCATATGCAGTGTGATGAGACTCGAGCTGATGACTTTGGTACACCCGAACCTCCCAAGGAGTTCAAATGTCCCATCACTATGCAGGTGATGCATGATCCAATGATTATTGCTTCTGGGAAGACGTTTGAACAATTTTGGATAGAGCGGTGGTTTAATGAGGGTAACCAGACATGCCCTATAACTCATATGAAGCTTGACAACTTGTTCATGACTCCAAACTCTATACTGAAGGAACTCATATAA
- the LOC122295422 gene encoding U-box domain-containing protein 6-like isoform X3 — MKNNCAEVVELRYYCTIKVHRLMCLELKKFIDRISEILPAIESARPRCTSGIQALCTLKIAMDKAKLLIQHCSESSKLFLAITTERIVSRCEKIQKTLVVSLSQIQNMVPLLLAGKISGIARDLKHTKFPLEPAEEEVGKVILVLLRQAIPVSNSVNDLELEAVRLAALTLKITSPSAVLIEKRSIKCLHDKATDTDPKKKILKWLFYLLRKYGEIIGRYQDHDSHMQCDETRADDFGTPEPPKEFKCPITMQVMHDPMIIASGKTFEQFWIERWFNEGNQTCPITHMKLDNLFMTPNSILKELI; from the exons atgaagaacaattgTGCTGAAGTTGTTGAGCTTCGATATTATTGTACAATTAAG GTTCATCGTTTAATGTGTTTAGAACTCAAGAAATTCATTGACAGAATCTCGGAAATATTACCAGCCATCGAGTCTGCCCGGCCACGATGCACATCGGGAATACAGGCACTGTGCACATTAAAAATTGCAATGGATAAAGCAAAATTACTTATACAGCACTGCTCAGAGTCCAGTAAACTCTTCCTG GCAATTACAACAGAGAGGATAGTTTCCAGATGtgagaaaatacaaaaaactttGGTAGTATCTTTGAGTCAAATTCAAAATATGGTCCCATTGCTATTGGCTGGAAAG ATATCTGGAATTGCCCGTGATCTTAAGCACACAAAGTTTCCCCTTGAACCTGCGGAAGAAGAGGTTGGGAAGGTTATATTAGTATTGCTTCGACAAGCAATTCCTGTGTCCAATTCTGTGAATGATTTAGAACTCGAGGCTGTTCGACTTGCGGCTTTGACACTAAAAATTACATCCCCTTCTGCAGTTTTGATAGAGAAAAGATCTATTAAGTGTTTACATGATAAAGCCACTGACACAGACCCTAAGAAAAAAATCTTGAAGTGGttgttctatcttttgaggaaaTATGGAGAAATAATTGGACGATACCAGGATCATGACAGCCATATGCAGTGTGATGAGACTCGAGCTGATGACTTTGGTACACCCGAACCTCCCAAGGAGTTCAAATGTCCCATCACTATGCAGGTGATGCATGATCCAATGATTATTGCTTCTGGGAAGACGTTTGAACAATTTTGGATAGAGCGGTGGTTTAATGAGGGTAACCAGACATGCCCTATAACTCATATGAAGCTTGACAACTTGTTCATGACTCCAAACTCTATACTGAAGGAACTCATATAA
- the LOC122295422 gene encoding U-box domain-containing protein 5-like isoform X1, whose translation MLASLSRLAAHSWGSQCKTVRDVNKTLQENKQACHTSISNSCVEPLIKFLKDPHELNDVKEQRDGAEVLLAILRNNSSEMLLFDKDGIYVLASYIETEITGEVLGIIEVLSSQPEYKSMIGESGVLPSILKVLDTKIRDFQSIAMKILCNLSCNCDIGYHIVYLEFIPKLIKLLGDPDLARFCIEIIRNLCSIEEVRIVVAESSSCISDISQILETGTKEEQEHAASVLLFVCREHVDFCQLVMRDTIIQSLVDLSLNGNSRGQIIASELLHLLEHVKDDPLECSIPETDLTLLDISSSSSSQYEDKKPSYWAFRFFGKILSLYL comes from the exons ATGTTAGCTTCTCTTTCCAGACTTGCTGCACATTCATGGGGATCACAGTGCAAGACAGTTAGAGATGTGAACAAAACACTTCAGGAAAATAAACAAGCATGTCATACTTCAATTTCCAACAGTTGTGTCGAACCTTTGattaaatttttgaaggatccacatgaattaaatgatgtAAAAGAACAGAGAGATGGAGCAGAGGTGCTGTTGGCGATTTTGAGAAATAACAG CAGTGAAATGCTACTATTTGATAAAGATGGGATTTACGTGTTGGCATCGTATATTGAAACTGAAATCACTGGAGAAGTCCTTGGTATCATAGAGGTTTTGTCTTCCCAACCTGAATACAAGTCTATGATAGGGGAATCTGGTGTTCTTCCTTCCATTCTTAAAGTCCTGGATACCAAGATCAGGGACTTTCAGAGTATTGCCATGAAGATACTGTGTAATTTGTCCTGCAATTGTGATATTGGATACCATATAGTGTATTTGGAGTTCATTCCAAAGCTGATTAAGTTATTGGGTGATCCAGATTTGGCACGGTTTTGCATTGAGATCATTAGGAACCTATGCAGTATAGAGGAGGTTAGGATTGTAGTAGCTGAAAGCAGCTCATGCATCAGTGACATTTCCCAAATACTTGAAACTGGAACAAAGGAGGAACAAGAACATGCTGCAAGTGTTCTTCTTTTTGTATGTCGTGAGCATGTTGACTTCTGTCAACTGGTCATGAGAGACACCATCATACAATCTTTGGTTGATTTGTCTCTCAATGGGAATTCTAGAGGTCAAATAATTGCCTCTGAATTGCTCCACCTCTTGgaacatgtaaaagatgatccTCTAGAATGTTCAATTCCCGAAACTGATCTAACCCTGCTTGACATCTCAAGCTCCTCCAGTAGCCAGTATGAAGATAAGAAACCATCTTACTGGGCATTTCGGTTCTTCGGAAAGATTTTATCACTATATTTGTAA
- the LOC122295422 gene encoding U-box domain-containing protein 5-like isoform X2, with product MLASLSRLAAHSWGSQCKTVRDVNKTLQENKQACHTSISNSCVEPLIKFLKDPHELNDVKEQRDGAEVLLAILRNNSEMLLFDKDGIYVLASYIETEITGEVLGIIEVLSSQPEYKSMIGESGVLPSILKVLDTKIRDFQSIAMKILCNLSCNCDIGYHIVYLEFIPKLIKLLGDPDLARFCIEIIRNLCSIEEVRIVVAESSSCISDISQILETGTKEEQEHAASVLLFVCREHVDFCQLVMRDTIIQSLVDLSLNGNSRGQIIASELLHLLEHVKDDPLECSIPETDLTLLDISSSSSSQYEDKKPSYWAFRFFGKILSLYL from the exons ATGTTAGCTTCTCTTTCCAGACTTGCTGCACATTCATGGGGATCACAGTGCAAGACAGTTAGAGATGTGAACAAAACACTTCAGGAAAATAAACAAGCATGTCATACTTCAATTTCCAACAGTTGTGTCGAACCTTTGattaaatttttgaaggatccacatgaattaaatgatgtAAAAGAACAGAGAGATGGAGCAGAGGTGCTGTTGGCGATTTTGAGAAATAACAG TGAAATGCTACTATTTGATAAAGATGGGATTTACGTGTTGGCATCGTATATTGAAACTGAAATCACTGGAGAAGTCCTTGGTATCATAGAGGTTTTGTCTTCCCAACCTGAATACAAGTCTATGATAGGGGAATCTGGTGTTCTTCCTTCCATTCTTAAAGTCCTGGATACCAAGATCAGGGACTTTCAGAGTATTGCCATGAAGATACTGTGTAATTTGTCCTGCAATTGTGATATTGGATACCATATAGTGTATTTGGAGTTCATTCCAAAGCTGATTAAGTTATTGGGTGATCCAGATTTGGCACGGTTTTGCATTGAGATCATTAGGAACCTATGCAGTATAGAGGAGGTTAGGATTGTAGTAGCTGAAAGCAGCTCATGCATCAGTGACATTTCCCAAATACTTGAAACTGGAACAAAGGAGGAACAAGAACATGCTGCAAGTGTTCTTCTTTTTGTATGTCGTGAGCATGTTGACTTCTGTCAACTGGTCATGAGAGACACCATCATACAATCTTTGGTTGATTTGTCTCTCAATGGGAATTCTAGAGGTCAAATAATTGCCTCTGAATTGCTCCACCTCTTGgaacatgtaaaagatgatccTCTAGAATGTTCAATTCCCGAAACTGATCTAACCCTGCTTGACATCTCAAGCTCCTCCAGTAGCCAGTATGAAGATAAGAAACCATCTTACTGGGCATTTCGGTTCTTCGGAAAGATTTTATCACTATATTTGTAA